A stretch of Vibrio sp. B1FLJ16 DNA encodes these proteins:
- the sstT gene encoding serine/threonine transporter SstT gives MQHNSLVARYARGNLVLQILVGIVLGILLATISPSYAESAGLIGSLFVGALKAIAPILVFILVAASIANQKKNQHTYMRPIVVLYLMGTFFAALSAVVLSFLFPTTLTLVTGAEGATPPQGIAEVLHTLLFKIVDNPVNALVEANYIGILAWGVGLGLALHHASATTKAVFEDLSHSVSHIVRFIIRLAPFGIFGLVASTFATTGFSALASYAHLLAVLLGAMFIIALIVNPAIVYFKTKQNPYPLVLQCLRESGVTAFFTRSSAANIPVNMALCEKLKLDEDTYSVSIPLGATINMAGAAITITTLTLAAVHTMGIEVDLMTALLLSIVAAVSACGASGVAGGSLLLIPLACGLFGISDDVAMQVVAVGFIIGVIQDSAETALNSSTDVVFTAAVCRSEHQKEQQ, from the coding sequence ATGCAACATAACAGCCTCGTTGCCCGATATGCTCGTGGTAACCTCGTTCTTCAGATCCTAGTCGGTATCGTCTTAGGTATCTTACTGGCAACAATTTCACCAAGTTACGCTGAAAGTGCTGGCCTGATTGGTAGCTTATTCGTTGGAGCGCTTAAAGCTATCGCCCCAATCCTTGTGTTTATTTTGGTTGCAGCGTCTATCGCAAACCAAAAGAAAAACCAGCACACTTACATGCGCCCAATCGTCGTTCTGTACCTGATGGGTACATTCTTCGCAGCGCTATCAGCCGTGGTTCTGAGCTTTCTTTTCCCGACCACTTTGACACTTGTAACCGGTGCTGAAGGTGCGACACCTCCTCAAGGTATTGCGGAAGTTCTGCATACGCTGCTGTTTAAAATCGTCGACAACCCGGTAAATGCACTGGTAGAAGCAAACTACATTGGTATTCTTGCCTGGGGTGTGGGTCTTGGTCTGGCGCTACACCACGCTTCAGCAACAACAAAAGCGGTATTCGAAGATCTTAGCCACAGTGTGTCACACATCGTGCGTTTCATTATTCGTCTGGCGCCTTTTGGTATCTTTGGCTTGGTTGCTTCTACATTCGCAACAACAGGTTTCAGCGCGTTAGCAAGCTACGCACACCTGCTTGCCGTTCTTCTTGGTGCAATGTTTATCATCGCATTGATAGTGAACCCTGCAATTGTTTACTTCAAAACCAAACAGAACCCATACCCATTGGTGTTGCAATGTCTGCGTGAAAGTGGCGTGACGGCATTCTTTACCCGTTCAAGTGCAGCAAACATCCCTGTAAACATGGCGCTGTGTGAAAAGCTAAAACTTGATGAAGATACTTACTCTGTATCAATCCCTCTGGGCGCAACTATCAACATGGCCGGTGCTGCAATCACTATCACAACACTAACATTGGCCGCTGTGCATACTATGGGTATTGAAGTTGACCTAATGACAGCTCTGCTTCTAAGCATCGTTGCAGCGGTGTCTGCGTGTGGTGCTTCAGGGGTTGCGGGTGGTTCTCTTCTATTGATTCCTCTTGCATGTGGCCTGTTCGGTATTTCAGACGACGTAGCAATGCAGGTTGTCGCAGTAGGCTTTATTATCGGTGTAATTCAGGACTCTGCAGAGACTGCGCTAAACAGTTCTACAGACGTTGTCTTTACAGCTGCAGTTTGCCGTTCAGAGCACCAGAAAGAACAGCAATAA
- the pdxY gene encoding pyridoxal kinase PdxY has translation MEGILSIQSHVSFGHAGNSSAVFPMQRMGFEVWPIHTVQFSNHTQYAEGWTGRAFSADDISELVRGLGNIGALDKCQAVLTGYQGSAEQCLAVEETVNKVKSENSQALYVCDPVMGAPDKGCIVAPGIAENLLTRLMPMADVVVPNQFELSQFAEMEIETLEDAVEACKRALAKGPKVVLVKHLYCLENGSFNMLLATQEAIYLAKRPHFEFAKQPVGVGDLISAIFTAGLLKGWSPKQAFQHCHDACYGVLSTTYQAGEWELQTIAAQQEFVEPSKHFPIEEVTLTEA, from the coding sequence ATGGAAGGTATCCTCTCCATACAGTCACATGTTTCTTTTGGTCATGCTGGTAACAGCAGTGCCGTTTTCCCTATGCAGCGTATGGGGTTTGAAGTATGGCCGATTCATACCGTGCAATTTTCTAATCATACCCAATATGCAGAAGGTTGGACTGGCCGCGCATTTTCAGCAGATGACATCAGTGAACTCGTTCGTGGTTTGGGAAACATTGGTGCGCTGGATAAATGTCAGGCGGTGCTAACCGGCTATCAGGGTAGTGCTGAACAGTGCCTTGCAGTAGAAGAAACGGTTAATAAAGTGAAAAGTGAAAACTCACAAGCGCTTTATGTCTGTGATCCAGTGATGGGAGCGCCGGATAAAGGTTGCATCGTTGCTCCGGGGATCGCTGAAAACCTGTTAACGCGCCTGATGCCAATGGCAGATGTGGTCGTGCCAAATCAGTTTGAACTTAGTCAGTTTGCAGAAATGGAAATCGAGACGTTAGAAGACGCAGTCGAAGCCTGCAAGCGAGCTTTGGCAAAAGGACCAAAAGTCGTTTTAGTTAAACATCTTTATTGCCTGGAAAACGGTAGCTTCAATATGCTGCTTGCGACACAAGAAGCGATTTATCTGGCCAAACGACCACATTTTGAATTTGCTAAACAACCAGTTGGTGTGGGCGATTTGATATCTGCAATTTTTACAGCAGGACTTTTGAAAGGCTGGAGCCCTAAACAGGCATTTCAGCACTGCCATGATGCTTGCTACGGCGTGCTGAGCACCACTTATCAAGCGGGCGAGTGGGAGTTACAAACTATTGCAGCGCAACAAGAGTTTGTTGAGCCAAGCAAACATTTCCCGATAGAAGAAGTGACCTTAACGGAAGCTTAA
- a CDS encoding SCO family protein: MSRNWSLFLVVAFVLGFGAKSYLDSQENLPAEQTEPTKSEQSVLFGEGNQAVNIFDENDPRIRIVYFGFTRCPDVCPTSLAMLAGALNQIDDEQKAQLRPMFISLDPERDEADASATYAHYFHPMIEGLSAPLETTTPLAHSYGVIFRKTELEGSELKYTLDHSSYFYFLKPDGTLITKVPHTLSPAPIVEAITQLTEK; this comes from the coding sequence ATGAGCCGAAACTGGTCCCTGTTTCTCGTAGTCGCGTTCGTGCTCGGGTTTGGTGCTAAGAGCTATTTAGATAGCCAGGAAAACCTCCCAGCTGAACAAACTGAACCGACAAAATCAGAACAATCTGTGTTATTTGGTGAGGGCAACCAAGCCGTTAATATCTTCGATGAAAATGATCCACGTATCCGTATTGTGTACTTTGGATTTACCCGTTGTCCGGATGTTTGTCCGACGTCCCTCGCCATGCTGGCAGGAGCGCTGAATCAAATCGATGACGAACAAAAAGCTCAGCTACGTCCAATGTTTATCTCTCTCGACCCGGAACGTGATGAGGCAGATGCTTCAGCAACATACGCGCATTACTTCCACCCAATGATTGAAGGCCTGTCAGCGCCATTAGAGACAACTACCCCTCTGGCGCACAGCTATGGCGTGATTTTCCGCAAAACAGAACTGGAAGGCTCAGAGCTGAAATACACCTTAGATCACAGCTCTTATTTTTACTTCTTAAAACCTGATGGAACTTTGATTACTAAAGTCCCTCACACGCTGTCCCCAGCACCGATCGTAGAGGCAATTACCCAACTCACCGAGAAGTAA
- a CDS encoding PTS glucose/sucrose transporter subunit IIB, whose translation MFEGLKRILKSLTQVNPNMDQDVDTILAAIGGIENVLETGACATRLRLTLNSTAIVDQKALKEHGAHGVVVLDERHIQIIYGLKANTYSQLMEERMSSRS comes from the coding sequence ATGTTCGAAGGCTTAAAACGCATTTTAAAATCCCTGACTCAGGTGAATCCAAATATGGATCAGGATGTTGACACTATCCTAGCGGCAATAGGCGGCATTGAGAACGTTCTCGAAACCGGCGCTTGCGCGACAAGGCTGAGGCTGACACTCAACTCTACTGCAATCGTTGATCAAAAAGCACTGAAAGAACACGGAGCTCACGGTGTAGTAGTGTTAGATGAGCGTCACATCCAAATTATTTATGGACTAAAAGCGAACACATACTCGCAATTAATGGAAGAACGGATGAGCAGCCGCAGCTAG
- a CDS encoding tetratricopeptide repeat protein: protein MSSMGIAIVATGLSLVLILVWMISLSMRKQRLETERKAREAAYRKTMQRAREQELQEREFKAETGHIPTILFLAKEAERGNIKQALYWYDKAAKMDNVSAMYGIVRLSERMREDVILKEQANFWRTAIAGMEGDADAKFTTGKALVFGRGVEKNETKGLELIEAAADEGCVDALLYMGEWQLSPENTSGQRADALYWFKKAAAKGSPAGKTQVGLCYIKGIGVEKSLLKGRYWLERAAESGSAQAMYHAGEAWKDSSRTGNAIAYIWLFLAANLGYEPARMSRDKVAANIGVDIVVGLQAIAKPLQRKLTTGSVKKHAIIRVLNKIYKRSPYFPDDGELSETEVGELTPEQDMFNEGHVADFEHELVTDEKDTKSQPFSPPQPSKDALDFTQPFRQP from the coding sequence ATGAGTAGTATGGGCATTGCTATTGTGGCAACTGGCCTGTCTCTTGTCCTGATACTTGTGTGGATGATCTCGTTATCGATGCGAAAGCAGCGTCTTGAAACCGAGAGGAAAGCCCGTGAGGCCGCTTACCGTAAGACGATGCAAAGAGCTCGTGAACAAGAGCTTCAGGAGCGTGAGTTCAAAGCGGAGACGGGGCATATTCCAACAATTCTGTTCCTGGCTAAAGAAGCGGAAAGAGGCAATATCAAGCAAGCTCTGTACTGGTACGACAAAGCAGCAAAAATGGATAATGTCAGTGCTATGTATGGCATTGTCCGGCTCAGTGAGCGTATGCGTGAGGATGTGATTCTTAAAGAGCAGGCCAACTTCTGGCGCACAGCGATAGCAGGTATGGAAGGGGATGCAGACGCGAAGTTTACAACGGGTAAAGCGTTGGTGTTCGGCCGTGGTGTGGAGAAGAATGAGACGAAAGGCCTTGAGCTGATTGAGGCGGCAGCCGACGAAGGTTGCGTAGACGCGTTGTTATATATGGGAGAGTGGCAGCTTTCTCCGGAAAATACTTCAGGTCAGAGAGCAGACGCCCTTTATTGGTTTAAGAAAGCCGCAGCTAAGGGGAGCCCCGCAGGTAAAACTCAGGTGGGCTTGTGTTATATCAAAGGAATCGGTGTTGAGAAAAGTCTGCTGAAAGGTCGTTATTGGCTTGAAAGAGCAGCAGAAAGTGGCAGTGCTCAAGCGATGTATCATGCAGGTGAAGCCTGGAAAGATTCGAGCAGAACCGGCAACGCGATTGCTTACATCTGGCTGTTCCTGGCGGCTAATCTTGGTTATGAACCCGCGCGTATGTCACGTGATAAAGTTGCAGCTAATATTGGTGTGGATATCGTTGTCGGACTGCAGGCAATTGCTAAACCGTTGCAAAGAAAGTTAACGACCGGGTCGGTAAAAAAACACGCCATCATACGTGTGCTGAACAAGATCTATAAACGCTCACCATACTTTCCCGATGACGGTGAGTTAAGTGAAACCGAGGTCGGTGAACTTACGCCAGAACAAGATATGTTTAATGAAGGGCATGTGGCTGATTTTGAACATGAGTTGGTTACGGATGAGAAAGACACTAAGTCACAACCATTTAGTCCGCCGCAGCCTTCTAAAGATGCTCTCGATTTTACGCAACCCTTTCGTCAGCCCTGA
- the rsgA gene encoding ribosome small subunit-dependent GTPase A: protein MNKTHTFFETLTSTENPLKRLGWKPYFQQQLTLDDYEDTQFARVIAHHRSGYVLAGESGQIHLNAHSSLPSMTVGDWVILDNNQQFLRLLERRSLFTRKAAGDKVAEQLIAANVDTVFIVCSLNHDFNLSRIERYLALVHEAEVEPVIVLSKADLCDNADELKSQVQKLDQLLVIETVNGLEAHSVAKLMSWCNEGQTVAFIGSSGVGKSTLINALLGQQEQATSHIREDDSKGRHTTTSRSIHILPSGGLLMDTPGMREIQLADCETGVSETFSDITELAEHCHFSDCQHVSEPGCEVQAAIEDGRLELRRLNNYQKLLREQAINGATLAEKRDKDKQFGKMVRSVMSEKRKRQQSY, encoded by the coding sequence ATGAATAAAACACATACATTTTTTGAAACGCTAACTTCAACCGAAAATCCGCTAAAGCGTTTAGGCTGGAAACCGTATTTCCAACAACAACTGACTTTAGATGACTATGAAGATACACAGTTTGCGCGAGTGATTGCCCATCACCGTAGCGGCTATGTATTAGCTGGTGAAAGTGGCCAGATTCACCTGAATGCTCACTCTTCTTTACCCAGCATGACTGTCGGAGACTGGGTGATATTAGATAACAACCAGCAGTTTCTCCGTTTACTTGAACGCCGGAGTTTGTTCACGCGTAAAGCAGCTGGAGATAAAGTGGCTGAGCAACTTATTGCCGCTAATGTCGATACCGTATTTATCGTCTGTTCTCTCAATCATGACTTCAACTTAAGCCGTATTGAAAGGTATCTGGCATTGGTTCACGAAGCTGAGGTGGAGCCAGTCATCGTACTGTCCAAAGCTGATCTTTGCGACAACGCAGATGAGCTGAAAAGCCAGGTACAGAAACTGGATCAACTGCTGGTTATCGAAACCGTTAACGGCTTAGAGGCACACAGCGTTGCTAAGTTAATGAGTTGGTGTAACGAGGGCCAAACGGTCGCGTTTATCGGTTCGTCCGGCGTTGGTAAATCGACGCTCATTAATGCATTACTCGGGCAGCAGGAACAGGCCACCAGCCATATCCGAGAGGACGACAGTAAAGGTCGCCATACTACCACCTCACGTTCCATTCATATCTTACCATCCGGTGGTCTTTTGATGGACACCCCCGGAATGCGTGAGATCCAGCTGGCGGATTGTGAGACTGGGGTCAGCGAAACCTTTTCCGACATTACCGAGCTTGCCGAGCATTGCCACTTTAGTGATTGCCAGCATGTGTCAGAACCAGGATGTGAGGTCCAGGCAGCTATCGAAGATGGCAGATTGGAATTACGCAGGTTAAACAACTATCAGAAACTGTTACGTGAGCAAGCCATCAATGGCGCGACACTGGCAGAAAAAAGGGACAAAGATAAGCAGTTTGGAAAAATGGTACGTAGCGTAATGAGTGAGAAACGCAAAAGACAGCAAAGTTACTAA
- the pulA gene encoding pullulanase-type alpha-1,6-glucosidase, translating into MDKKTFKLSTVAKTVLPLISVAVIGGCGSDTGTINDDISDALYSAGENEVVIYYKRDTSDYDGWGLHLWNGEGCTSTDLDAMSIAGSGTDWSSPRAYDGISETYGAYYVLKVDPDASDPYECMNFILHNGDDKAFGSANSKVELTKLGESKGVFGFHGSSELYYEPIADRPVDVDGQKAHWLDATTIAWEAASGADSMKLYYSLTNDIQMDADKQITGGTAIELTSEGDLSDELKTRFRHLSSLQAAGINVDDATLRTILKSQIVMVAYNSSGDVISATEVQKAGVLDAVFADADTGNAIGQELGAIVEGSAATFKLWAPTAQEVSLIIYDENLTEESTVTMTEDSTTGIWASESQSGVLNKFYRYQVTVYHPTTGVVETTLVTDPYSLSLSENSRYSQVVDLDDASLMPSEWASYERPTLAKDEDHVLYESHLRDFSFSDTQGTAAYNGKYLALTEADRESVSHLQELKDAGLTTLHILPAFDIATIDEDEDNRVDITDTVGKLCGINPDATICSEEDEAKTIEAVLDSYDPASSDAQALMGDLRGLDSFNWGYDPFHYTVPEGSYATDANGAQRILEFRQMVQAAHKMELKLVMDVVYNHTNASGINEKSVLDKIVPGYYHRLNVNTGDVETSTCCDNTATENLMMGKLMVDSLKVWAEDYKVDGFRFDLMGHQPKDVMVYALEQIRAIDPNTLFYGEGWDFGEVANDTIFDQATQLNMAGTEIGTFSDRLRDAVRGGGPFDGGVDTDGSHSLRYNQGFGNAAYANEETKTDTDSVNGRLHNQDIVRLGMAGNLAEFVLLDYTGETKLGKNVDYNGAPAGYTKYPSENISYVSKHDNQTLWDNNAYKIETGTSSAERARMQSVSLSTVMLGQGIPFIHMGSELLRSKSMQRDSYDSGDWFNRVFFDGSDNNWNVGLPREDKDGDNWDLIKTIISDSTAMPSMTDIELTKQQFLELLKIRSSSELFRLDTAQEVMNRVDFRNVGQDQVAGLIVMSIDDGVSAGTDLDPNYDAIVAVVNASAEEKSFKVTGASGFELHAIQQDSADSVVKGASFSGETFTVPALTTAVFVQPQSGAQGAGLPVDTSNKDVSSIPPYGETVVYVKGTMNDWADSADWAMTFIGNGIYSVTGVLEAGEHEFKFADESWSNPNIGCSVADQGSGSLDLGTGDNCTLTVAETGKYNFTLNALNVQDESVENPVVTVTEVADVATFGDTDLYLRGDVTDASWGAIESAKFSYVANDVYSLDIDLTAGTYEMKVASADWADATNFGGEGEIEFGTPLTMEAGGSSGNIVITVPADGSYNFHFNAADTSAPIVTVTQN; encoded by the coding sequence GTGGACAAAAAAACATTCAAATTATCAACGGTTGCCAAAACCGTGCTGCCTTTGATCTCCGTTGCGGTGATCGGCGGTTGTGGCAGTGACACCGGTACCATTAACGACGATATTAGCGATGCCCTGTACTCTGCAGGTGAGAATGAAGTCGTTATCTATTACAAACGAGACACCAGCGACTATGACGGCTGGGGCTTACACCTTTGGAATGGCGAAGGCTGTACCAGTACTGACTTAGATGCCATGAGCATTGCAGGTAGTGGCACTGACTGGTCATCTCCTCGCGCATACGATGGTATCAGCGAAACTTACGGCGCTTACTACGTACTAAAAGTCGATCCTGACGCTTCTGATCCTTACGAGTGTATGAACTTCATCCTGCACAATGGCGATGACAAAGCATTCGGCAGCGCGAACTCTAAAGTAGAGCTGACTAAACTGGGTGAATCCAAAGGTGTGTTTGGCTTCCATGGTAGCAGCGAACTTTACTACGAGCCGATTGCAGATCGCCCGGTAGACGTTGACGGCCAGAAAGCACACTGGCTGGATGCGACGACCATAGCGTGGGAGGCAGCTTCAGGCGCAGATTCTATGAAGCTTTACTACAGCCTGACCAACGACATCCAGATGGATGCGGACAAGCAGATCACCGGAGGCACAGCGATAGAGCTGACCAGTGAAGGTGATCTTTCTGACGAACTCAAAACGCGATTCCGTCATCTGTCCAGCCTGCAAGCTGCAGGGATTAACGTTGATGACGCTACGCTACGAACCATTCTGAAGTCACAAATTGTCATGGTGGCTTACAACTCCTCTGGCGATGTCATTTCAGCGACTGAAGTTCAGAAAGCAGGCGTGCTGGACGCCGTATTTGCAGATGCCGACACCGGTAACGCTATCGGCCAAGAGCTGGGGGCTATCGTAGAAGGAAGTGCTGCAACCTTTAAACTGTGGGCACCAACGGCTCAGGAAGTATCTCTGATCATTTACGATGAGAATTTGACAGAAGAGTCAACGGTAACCATGACCGAAGACAGTACTACAGGTATTTGGGCATCTGAATCACAAAGTGGCGTCTTAAACAAATTCTACCGTTACCAAGTGACCGTTTATCACCCGACAACGGGCGTTGTGGAAACGACTCTGGTCACAGACCCTTACTCATTGAGCTTGTCTGAGAACTCTCGTTACTCACAAGTTGTCGACCTAGACGATGCGAGCTTAATGCCATCAGAATGGGCAAGTTACGAGCGTCCGACACTAGCAAAAGATGAAGATCACGTATTATACGAATCACATCTGCGTGATTTCAGTTTCAGCGATACTCAGGGTACCGCAGCATACAATGGCAAATACCTTGCACTGACCGAAGCTGATCGTGAGTCCGTCTCTCACCTTCAAGAGCTGAAAGATGCGGGTCTGACTACACTGCACATCCTGCCTGCGTTTGATATCGCAACCATAGATGAAGACGAAGACAACCGTGTCGACATTACGGATACCGTCGGCAAACTGTGTGGTATCAATCCTGATGCAACAATCTGTAGCGAAGAAGACGAAGCGAAAACCATTGAAGCTGTACTTGATAGCTATGACCCTGCGTCAAGCGACGCTCAGGCTCTGATGGGTGATCTGCGCGGTCTGGATAGCTTCAACTGGGGTTACGACCCATTCCATTACACGGTGCCTGAAGGCAGCTACGCGACAGACGCTAATGGCGCTCAGCGTATTCTTGAATTCCGTCAGATGGTTCAAGCCGCGCATAAGATGGAACTGAAACTGGTAATGGACGTCGTTTACAACCATACCAATGCCTCTGGTATAAATGAAAAGTCCGTTCTGGATAAAATCGTACCGGGATACTACCACCGTCTGAACGTAAACACCGGCGATGTAGAAACCTCAACCTGCTGTGACAACACGGCCACAGAAAACTTGATGATGGGTAAACTTATGGTTGACTCGCTGAAAGTTTGGGCAGAGGACTACAAAGTCGATGGTTTCCGTTTTGACTTGATGGGTCACCAGCCAAAAGATGTGATGGTTTACGCTCTGGAACAGATCCGTGCCATTGACCCTAACACGCTGTTCTACGGTGAAGGTTGGGACTTTGGTGAAGTCGCCAACGACACAATATTTGACCAAGCTACGCAGCTAAACATGGCAGGTACCGAGATTGGTACGTTCTCTGACCGTCTGCGTGATGCAGTGCGTGGTGGTGGTCCGTTCGATGGTGGTGTCGATACCGATGGCAGCCACTCACTTCGCTACAACCAAGGTTTTGGTAACGCCGCTTATGCTAACGAAGAAACCAAAACGGATACTGACTCTGTGAATGGTCGTCTGCACAATCAAGACATCGTACGTCTGGGTATGGCGGGTAACCTGGCTGAGTTCGTGCTGCTGGATTACACCGGTGAGACTAAACTTGGTAAGAACGTAGACTACAACGGTGCGCCTGCTGGCTATACGAAATATCCTTCTGAAAATATCTCTTACGTGTCTAAGCACGATAACCAGACACTTTGGGATAACAACGCCTACAAGATCGAGACAGGTACAAGCTCTGCTGAACGCGCTCGTATGCAGTCTGTCTCGCTATCAACGGTAATGCTGGGTCAGGGTATTCCTTTCATCCACATGGGCTCTGAGTTACTGCGCTCGAAATCGATGCAGCGCGACTCTTACGACTCTGGTGACTGGTTCAACCGCGTCTTCTTCGACGGCAGTGACAACAACTGGAACGTAGGTCTGCCTCGTGAAGACAAAGATGGCGATAACTGGGATCTTATCAAAACGATCATCAGCGACAGCACAGCGATGCCTTCTATGACTGACATTGAGCTAACCAAACAGCAATTCCTGGAACTACTGAAAATCCGTAGTTCAAGCGAACTGTTCCGTCTGGATACCGCTCAAGAAGTCATGAACCGTGTCGACTTCCGCAACGTGGGACAAGACCAAGTCGCAGGCCTAATCGTCATGTCTATCGATGACGGCGTATCTGCAGGTACAGACTTAGATCCAAACTACGATGCAATTGTCGCCGTGGTTAACGCTTCTGCAGAGGAAAAATCGTTTAAGGTAACAGGTGCGAGTGGCTTTGAACTTCACGCTATTCAGCAAGACTCTGCTGATTCTGTTGTAAAAGGCGCAAGCTTCTCTGGTGAAACCTTCACTGTACCAGCGCTGACAACGGCAGTGTTTGTCCAGCCTCAGTCCGGCGCGCAAGGAGCAGGTCTACCGGTAGATACATCCAACAAAGACGTATCGAGCATCCCTCCTTACGGTGAAACAGTAGTTTACGTGAAAGGCACAATGAACGACTGGGCTGACAGCGCGGACTGGGCAATGACCTTTATCGGAAACGGTATTTACTCGGTAACAGGCGTATTGGAAGCGGGCGAACATGAGTTCAAGTTTGCTGACGAAAGTTGGTCTAACCCGAACATCGGCTGTAGCGTCGCTGACCAAGGTAGTGGCTCACTGGATCTTGGTACGGGTGACAACTGTACTCTAACGGTCGCAGAAACAGGTAAATACAACTTCACACTGAACGCGCTGAACGTTCAAGATGAAAGTGTAGAAAACCCTGTAGTAACCGTTACAGAGGTTGCTGACGTGGCAACGTTCGGCGATACAGACCTTTACCTACGTGGTGACGTGACCGACGCAAGTTGGGGTGCCATTGAAAGTGCGAAGTTCAGCTATGTTGCTAACGATGTTTACTCGTTAGATATCGACCTAACTGCGGGTACCTACGAAATGAAGGTAGCAAGTGCAGACTGGGCAGACGCAACTAACTTTGGTGGTGAAGGTGAGATCGAATTCGGCACACCACTGACTATGGAAGCAGGTGGCTCAAGCGGTAACATCGTTATCACTGTACCAGCAGACGGAAGCTACAACTTCCACTTCAATGCGGCAGATACATCAGCACCAATCGTGACAGTTACTCAAAACTGA